AGGGCAGTTTGAAAAAGCGGAAAAGGAACTCTCCTTTTTAACTACGAAAGACTCGACATTTGCTCCTTTGCTACAAAAAACAGTATCTTCTGGGCAATATGAGCCTAAGTTGGATGTCTTCCCGTAAAACTCAACTGCTTTACAGTAAATCTTTTTAACTCTTTTAGAGGTTGTTGAGCTAGAAAAAATCATGGAGTAGAAGAAACTTTTGGGATAAAAATAAAGAATTCTTAAAATAATTTTGTGCTTCAAGATCTTACGTCTTGTTTAGCACGTAGTGTGATCTCTACAAAGAATGGTCTTTGTCAACATTCTTTTCTAAACAAGTGTGAAAGTTAAAGCTTTGCTTTTTCCTTCACGCTTTCTTTAATGCTTCGAAAAATATGGACAATTTGTTAATCTGGCTAAGCCCTTGTGAAGTTTTACACAATAATATTACGAGGAGCGCAGAGGCTGGGCATTATGAGCCAATCTATAGAAGATTTTTTACATAATCATGAGGATTATCCTTATGGTTTCGTCACACCTATAGAGTCAGAGGGGTTAACTCGGGGGCTAAGCGAAGAGACAATAATAAAAATCTCTCAGCTGCGCAACGAGCCTTCTTTCATTTTAGATTTCCGTTTAAAAGCCTATCAGCATTGGAAAAAGTTACAAGAGCCTATATGGGCTAGACTGTCCTATCCTACGATAGATTATGACAGTATAGTCTATTTTTCTGCTCCAAAGCAGAAAAATCCTTTAGGGCGTTTGGAAGAAGCTGATCCTGAAATTTTAGAGACCTTTAAGAAATTGGGAATTCCTCTAGATGAGCAAAAGCGTTTATTAAACGTTCAAAATGTTGCTGTGGATTTAGTTTTTGATTCGGTGTCTATAGGAACAACATTTAAGGAAGCTCTGGATAAAGCGGGTGTGATTTTTTGCTCGATGAATGAAGCGATTCGAGAATATCCGGAGTTAGTAAAAAAATATTTAGGGTTGGTTGTTTCTTATAGGGACAACTATTTCGCGGCTTTGAATGCTGCAGTGTTTAGTGACGGTTCTTTTGTCTATCTTCCTAAGGGCGTGCGTTGTCCTATGGAGATATCTACGTATTTTAGGATTAATGACAAAGAATCGGGGCAGTTTGAGCGTACATTAATTATTGCTGAGGATGATTCTTTTGTGAGTTATCTTGAAGGGTGTACAGCTCCATCGTATTCTTCACATCAGCTGCATGCAGCTGTTGTAGAATTAGTGGCGCATGAACGAGCGGTTGTGCGTTATTCTACCGTGCAGAATTGGTTTTCTGGAGATAGGAAAACTGGCAAGGGTGGAATTTATAATTTTGTAACGAAGCGCGGGTTGTGTGCGGGTTACAAATCAAAGATTTCTTGGTCCCAGGTTGAAGTTGGAGCGGCAATCACTTGGAAGTATCCTAGTTGCATTTTGAGGGGGAAAGAAAGTGTAGGAGAGTTTTACTCTATCGCTTTAACAAATGGAAAAATGCAAGCTGATACTGGGACGAAGATGATTCATGTGGGGGAAAAAACAACTTCTACAATAGTTTCTAAAGGAATTTCTTCAGAGGAGTCGCATAACACCTTTAGGAGTCTTGTTTCTATTTCTGAAGGAGCTGTTGGAAGTCGTAATCACACACAATGTGATTCGATGCTGATTGGCCGGGCATGTGGAGCGTATACGGATCCTAGAATTTCTGTAGAAAACTCCCAATCGTCTGTTGAACATGAGGCTACAACATCGAAATTGCGAGCAGATCAATTAATGTATTTGCGTAGTAGAGGGTTAAATGCTGAAGAGGCTGTGAGTTTAGTGGTCCACGGTTTTTGCCTTGAAATTATCGAACAGTTACCTTTAGAGTTTGCTCGAGAAGCTTCAAAATTATTGTTTGTTAAGTTGGAAAATAGCGTGGGGTAGTTGATGCTACATATACAAAACTTACACGTATGTTGTGAGGATGTTAAAATCCTGGATTATTTAAATTTGCATATTCATCCGGGGGAATTACATATAATTATGGGCCCTAATGGAGCAGGAAAATCTACCTTCGCGAAAGTGTTATCAGGAGATGATAGTTTATCTATCATTTCTGGAGAAATAAGCTTATTGGGTCAGGATCTTTTAGAAAAAGCGCCTGAAGAGCGAGCTCATATGGGATTGTTTATAGGATTCCAACAACCTCCAGAAATTCCTGGGGTGAATAATAAGCTTTTTCTAAAAGATGCTTACAATGCTTGTAGGCGTTCTCGGCAAGAAGAAGAGATGGCAGAAGCTGAATTCGATATGTTATTGTCCTCTGTATCGGAGACTTATGAATTCGCATCCTTTCAGCATTTCTTACAAAGAAATATCAACGAAGGATTTTCCGGAGGAGAGAGAAAGAAAAACGAAATTTGGCAAATGCTTGTTCTAGAACCGGAAATGATACTGTTAGATGAGCCTGATTCCGGGTTGGACGTTGATGCTTTAAGATTCATATGTAAAACCATTGAGAAATATCGCGAACTTCATCCTAAAAGTGCCACCTGCATAGTTACACATAACCCTAAGTTGGGCAGTCTTCTTGAGCCTGACCACGTACATATTCTTTTAGAAGGCAAGATAGCCTGTTCGGGAGGGGTTTCGTTAATGCAGGAGTTAGAAGAAAAGAGTTATCACGAAGTCTTGGCACGCTCTTCTTGGGGGTAAATATGTTAGGTTTTTTGGAGCATACCTTTCCTATAGTTAAGGATTCTCCTATTCATCAAGCGGCACAAGCATACTATGAGAAATACTCTCAGTTAGAGTCTTTCAAAGCCATTTTTCGTAGTTACCCATGGTTTAAGAATTTGGCGCAGTCTCCTGAGGACTACCATATTGCCAATGGAGGGTCGGAAACAGCAAAACAACACTGGTTACATCATGAGAACTCTTTGTCTTGTGAATGCATTTTAATTAACGGCAAATATGAGTCATCACTTTCTCAACTGCCTGAGGGAGTCTTATCGATGACATTAAAAGAAGCCCGGTCTATTTTTTCTACATTTATCAAAAAATACACCCTGGATACGCATCCTCTAGCATTTCTTAATTCTGTATGTGTTCAAGAAGAAGGCGTGGTTATTTATATTCCCGAAGAATTTCAGGTGAGTGAGCCTATATGTATACGTCATATATGTTCTCCGACTTCTAGAAGTGATAAGGTCATCTACTCTCCAAGGATTATTGTGATTGTAGGGAAGCATTCTAGCTGTCGTGTATTTGTATCTCATCATACTGAGAGAGAAAGCGG
Above is a genomic segment from Chlamydia abortus containing:
- the sufB gene encoding Fe-S cluster assembly protein SufB, producing the protein MSQSIEDFLHNHEDYPYGFVTPIESEGLTRGLSEETIIKISQLRNEPSFILDFRLKAYQHWKKLQEPIWARLSYPTIDYDSIVYFSAPKQKNPLGRLEEADPEILETFKKLGIPLDEQKRLLNVQNVAVDLVFDSVSIGTTFKEALDKAGVIFCSMNEAIREYPELVKKYLGLVVSYRDNYFAALNAAVFSDGSFVYLPKGVRCPMEISTYFRINDKESGQFERTLIIAEDDSFVSYLEGCTAPSYSSHQLHAAVVELVAHERAVVRYSTVQNWFSGDRKTGKGGIYNFVTKRGLCAGYKSKISWSQVEVGAAITWKYPSCILRGKESVGEFYSIALTNGKMQADTGTKMIHVGEKTTSTIVSKGISSEESHNTFRSLVSISEGAVGSRNHTQCDSMLIGRACGAYTDPRISVENSQSSVEHEATTSKLRADQLMYLRSRGLNAEEAVSLVVHGFCLEIIEQLPLEFAREASKLLFVKLENSVG
- the sufC gene encoding Fe-S cluster assembly ATPase SufC — translated: MLHIQNLHVCCEDVKILDYLNLHIHPGELHIIMGPNGAGKSTFAKVLSGDDSLSIISGEISLLGQDLLEKAPEERAHMGLFIGFQQPPEIPGVNNKLFLKDAYNACRRSRQEEEMAEAEFDMLLSSVSETYEFASFQHFLQRNINEGFSGGERKKNEIWQMLVLEPEMILLDEPDSGLDVDALRFICKTIEKYRELHPKSATCIVTHNPKLGSLLEPDHVHILLEGKIACSGGVSLMQELEEKSYHEVLARSSWG